Proteins from a genomic interval of Desulfofustis limnaeus:
- a CDS encoding dienelactone hydrolase family protein produces the protein MKRCLAALAVVLVLSVSPVLGAGTLVTYSVDGTEYEGYFTGPQGAPLLVLIHDWDGLTDYEVKRAEMLAERGFAVFAADLFGKGVRPTAVEDKRQHTGELYADRAKMRALLSAGLEQGIAQGGDGSRVVVFGYCFGGAAVLEMARSGAEAKGFVSFHGGLSTPDGQDYRQTKGSILVFHGTADTAITMEEFAALAVTLEQTGIAHEMISYGGAPHAFTVFGADNYREEADRQSWARFVTYLQETLQP, from the coding sequence ATGAAACGATGTTTAGCTGCTCTGGCGGTAGTGCTGGTTCTGTCTGTTTCTCCGGTATTGGGAGCTGGTACGTTGGTCACCTATAGTGTGGACGGCACTGAGTATGAGGGTTATTTTACCGGTCCGCAGGGGGCACCGTTGTTGGTGCTGATCCATGACTGGGACGGACTCACGGACTACGAGGTGAAGCGGGCGGAGATGCTGGCCGAACGTGGTTTTGCGGTATTTGCCGCCGATCTCTTTGGAAAGGGGGTTCGTCCCACGGCGGTGGAGGATAAGCGGCAGCACACCGGTGAGCTGTACGCCGATCGCGCCAAGATGAGGGCCTTGCTCAGCGCCGGACTGGAGCAGGGGATCGCCCAGGGAGGCGATGGTTCGCGCGTGGTCGTGTTCGGTTATTGTTTTGGCGGGGCTGCCGTTTTGGAAATGGCTCGTTCAGGGGCAGAGGCCAAGGGCTTCGTCAGTTTCCACGGTGGCCTCAGCACCCCTGACGGACAGGATTACCGGCAGACGAAGGGCTCCATCCTGGTGTTTCACGGCACCGCCGACACGGCCATCACCATGGAAGAATTTGCCGCTCTGGCAGTGACTCTGGAACAGACCGGCATAGCCCATGAAATGATCAGTTACGGTGGCGCCCCCCATGCCTTCACCGTATTCGGGGCAGACAACTACAGAGAAGAGGCGGACCGGCAGTCGTGGGCTCGGTTCGTTACCTATCTGCAGGAGACGCTCCAGCCATAA
- the thiD gene encoding bifunctional hydroxymethylpyrimidine kinase/phosphomethylpyrimidine kinase: MQRYHTVLTIAGSDSGGGAGIQADLKAIGACGCYGTSAITALTAQNTLGVSAIHPVPVGFIEQQIRSVLDDIGADAVKIGMLHSPEVITCVAGLLAEYQIPHVVLDPVMVATSGDRLIQDDAVTALQELLFPLATLVTPNVHELQILSGHVIASEETLGQAARDLGNRFQLSVLAKAGHLSGEQLSDLLFDQTSQTLIPFTHQRLHTRNTHGTGCTLSSAIAAHLAKGIPLVAAIDQAITYLHRALRAGSSYRLGSGHGPVHHFHGWWR; this comes from the coding sequence ATGCAGCGTTATCATACCGTATTGACCATTGCTGGTTCCGATTCCGGCGGTGGTGCCGGAATCCAGGCCGACCTCAAGGCTATCGGCGCCTGTGGCTGTTACGGTACCAGCGCCATCACCGCACTGACTGCTCAAAACACCCTCGGGGTCTCAGCCATCCACCCGGTGCCCGTGGGTTTCATCGAGCAACAGATCAGATCGGTGCTCGACGACATCGGTGCTGATGCCGTTAAAATCGGCATGCTTCACTCCCCCGAGGTCATAACCTGTGTTGCCGGCTTGCTCGCCGAATATCAGATTCCGCATGTCGTCCTCGATCCGGTCATGGTCGCCACGAGCGGTGATCGGTTGATTCAGGACGACGCCGTAACGGCTCTTCAGGAGCTGCTCTTTCCCCTGGCCACCCTTGTTACCCCAAACGTACATGAACTCCAGATTCTCAGTGGACATGTCATCGCATCAGAAGAGACCTTGGGCCAGGCCGCCCGTGATCTGGGAAACCGTTTCCAGCTATCGGTCTTGGCGAAGGCAGGCCATCTTTCCGGCGAACAGCTGTCCGACCTCCTTTTTGACCAGACCAGCCAAACGCTTATTCCCTTCACCCATCAAAGACTGCACACCCGCAACACGCACGGCACCGGCTGCACCCTTTCATCCGCCATCGCCGCCCATCTCGCCAAAGGGATACCTCTGGTGGCGGCCATTGACCAGGCCATCACCTATCTTCACCGGGCTCTCAGAGCCGGCAGCTCCTATCGTCTCGGTTCCGGCCACGGGCCGGTTCATCATTTTCACGGCTGGTGGCGTTAA
- a CDS encoding class I SAM-dependent methyltransferase → MNRTEHDQYDLQTEKSSEERDVLFGVINRFIGYFTRQTVPRTGNDTTREYPFVAMDTRQAYEQLAAARCFLMEKGLFRPGLKCIDIGCGIGNILLFAEMLEFSVFGIEKDPASLAIARGLLEPEQVDATDIWEFDRVGDFDVVYYFRPFCEKGLQVRFERWIEDQCRPGAVLIANRKMDEAIDADPRFLKIHETLPIWWKREESS, encoded by the coding sequence ATGAACCGGACGGAGCACGACCAATACGACCTCCAGACCGAGAAGTCGAGCGAAGAACGAGATGTGCTCTTCGGAGTCATCAATCGTTTCATCGGCTATTTCACCCGGCAAACCGTCCCCCGCACCGGCAACGATACCACGCGGGAATACCCGTTTGTCGCCATGGATACGCGTCAGGCTTATGAGCAACTGGCGGCGGCTCGTTGTTTCTTGATGGAAAAGGGGCTGTTTCGTCCCGGCTTAAAATGTATCGATATCGGCTGCGGTATCGGCAATATTTTGTTGTTTGCTGAAATGCTCGAATTTTCCGTGTTCGGCATCGAAAAAGACCCGGCATCGCTCGCCATCGCCCGCGGTCTTCTCGAGCCCGAGCAAGTGGACGCAACCGATATCTGGGAGTTCGACCGGGTTGGCGATTTTGACGTGGTCTACTATTTTCGCCCCTTTTGTGAAAAAGGGCTGCAAGTCAGATTTGAACGGTGGATAGAAGACCAGTGCCGACCGGGCGCAGTCCTCATCGCCAATCGTAAAATGGATGAGGCCATCGATGCCGATCCTCGTTTTCTCAAGATTCATGAGACCCTGCCCATCTGGTGGAAACGAGAAGAGTCCAGCTGA
- a CDS encoding sodium:solute symporter family protein, whose translation MPDFVYQCSFVVTFLVVAVAALRTTAKVKSETDFAVAGRNLGPAGVSWIIIGTLVGGVATVGTVQTAYSFGIAAAIFTFGSGLSCLLLGCFFARALRQEGVVTVSEYLGRCFGQRFRRYSSSITSFGMFIHVVGQFLAAFAILQAVFRLGDVTCVFLVAGMIGIFVLTGGIAGAGLIGKIKCFLLYIIMVVSAAVAWYRGGGFTEILSRLPADAHLLSFQAYGASTAALEMVSMLVGVLSTQIYLQAIFSARDVRAARNGAFLSAAVIPPLGALGIVVGLYLRAYHPDLGSSSAQALPFFLSLAFPPVVAALFNAGILLTILGTGAGLVLGVTTNIYNDFLAESSLARRFVQPVQLLRICALVVLTGASLLVFSGLDSTILKWSYVSMGLRGSAVFAGLVVIVFFRRSCESRALLALLYLLPPLFLFLNW comes from the coding sequence GTGCCTGATTTTGTCTATCAATGTTCTTTTGTCGTCACCTTTCTGGTGGTGGCCGTTGCGGCCCTGCGCACGACGGCGAAGGTGAAAAGCGAGACCGATTTCGCGGTGGCTGGGCGAAATCTCGGTCCCGCCGGGGTTTCCTGGATCATCATCGGCACCCTGGTGGGCGGGGTCGCCACCGTCGGCACCGTGCAAACAGCCTATTCCTTTGGTATCGCCGCAGCAATATTCACCTTCGGCAGCGGTCTTTCGTGTCTGCTTCTCGGCTGCTTTTTTGCCCGGGCGCTGCGTCAGGAAGGGGTCGTCACCGTTTCCGAATATCTGGGACGTTGTTTCGGGCAGCGATTTCGACGGTATAGCAGCTCCATTACCTCGTTTGGTATGTTTATTCACGTGGTCGGGCAATTTCTCGCCGCTTTTGCCATTCTTCAGGCGGTCTTCCGGCTCGGCGACGTGACTTGCGTATTCCTGGTTGCCGGGATGATCGGCATCTTCGTCTTGACCGGCGGGATTGCCGGGGCCGGTCTGATTGGCAAGATAAAATGCTTTCTGCTCTACATCATCATGGTTGTCAGTGCTGCCGTTGCCTGGTATCGGGGTGGCGGATTCACGGAGATTCTATCCAGATTGCCCGCTGATGCCCATCTGTTGAGTTTCCAGGCATACGGTGCTTCAACAGCAGCTCTTGAGATGGTCTCAATGTTGGTGGGCGTGTTATCCACCCAGATTTACCTGCAGGCCATCTTTTCCGCTCGGGATGTCAGGGCGGCTCGAAACGGCGCCTTTCTCAGTGCTGCGGTTATTCCGCCGCTGGGGGCGCTCGGTATCGTCGTCGGCCTCTATCTGCGGGCCTACCACCCGGATCTTGGCAGCAGTAGCGCTCAGGCCCTGCCTTTTTTTCTTTCACTGGCCTTCCCGCCGGTGGTTGCCGCCTTGTTCAATGCCGGAATTCTGTTGACCATCCTGGGTACCGGAGCCGGGCTGGTGCTTGGTGTGACGACCAATATCTACAACGATTTTCTGGCCGAGAGCAGCCTGGCGCGCCGTTTCGTGCAACCGGTCCAGTTGTTGCGGATCTGTGCCCTGGTCGTTTTGACAGGCGCATCGCTGCTTGTCTTCAGTGGTCTTGATTCGACCATTCTCAAATGGAGCTATGTGTCGATGGGGCTTCGCGGATCGGCTGTCTTTGCGGGCCTGGTGGTCATTGTCTTCTTTCGGCGCTCCTGTGAATCTCGCGCTCTGCTGGCGCTGCTTTACCTCTTACCGCCGCTCTTTCTGTTCTTGAATTGGTAG